The window GAAGCCGCCGATGTATTCGGCGGTGCAAAGCTTTTCCACATATTTTCGGCGAACCGTTTCATTGCCGTATTGATATATGGTGTAAGCACAGCCCAGAACCTGCATATTGACCTGAACCCGCAGAGAGGAAGATGCTTTGGCCAGCTCTTCGGTCACGATCATGGCTGCCAGAAAGCCTAAATTTTCTCCGCCGTATTCTTCGGGAATCACGGTGCCGAAATATCCCATCTTACCCAAAGGCCGCATCACCTCTTTAATGGGCAGATAGTGCGCCGCATCCCACTGGTCTGCAAAGGGAGCAATCTCTTTTTTTGCAAAATTTCTGATCTCTTTCTGGAGCATCTGCAGCTCTTTGCTTAACTCAAAATCCATTTTATTCTCCCTGGCTTGTATGAAGGCTTGATAATCCTCTCCACCCGTTCATTTAGGACTAACGTAAAATCATAACAGGGTCAAGAGAGATCTGATTAAATATTTGATTAAAACTCCATTTGAAAATGCTGATTTTTTATTCTATTTAGTTTGAATTAATAACTTTTATGGCCTGTGAAAATGCTGAAAAAAGTCTGGATAATTGTCTAAAAAAGCTATGATCGTTCGTGGTTTAAAATGGATAGTAAATCCTGCAAGGGCTATCATCTTTATTGCCGCTTCAATGGGGCCGGAGCCCGAAAGCTCCGGAAAACTTCCTTTTGATTACATTACCTCTTTACAAACCAAGAGCTTCAATGGGGCCGGAGCCCGAAAGCTCCGGAAAACTGATTCGTCCCTGTGATATCGACCCATTTAGTCAGCGCTTCAATGGGGCCGGAGCCCGAAAGCTCCGGAAAACGACTTAAGGACAGGGTATGCAGAATACCTTGGAAAGGCTTCAATGGGGCCGGAGCCCGAAAGCTCCGGAAAACTAATCCGCATGGTACCCACAACCGGCAGAGGTGAAGCTTCAATGGGGCCGGAGCCCGAAAGCTCCGGAAAACCTCTTGTTAAGTGGGAGAAGGCTTGCCCGGAAGATGCTTCAATGGGGCCGGAGCCCGAAAGCTCCGGAAAACATTAGCCGATGTATTCATTAAACAAAATAAAGATGAGCTTCAATGGGGCCGGAGCCCGAAAGCTCCGGAAAACGTGACATACAAGGCGTTACCCTTGGCGAAGACGAAGCGCTTCAATGGGGCCGGAGCCCGAAAGCTCCGGAAAACCACGGTTTATATTTAAACGGTTACATGCAGCCATTATGCTTCAATGGGGCCGGAGCCCGAAAGCTCCGGAAAACAGCTTGCTCGAAACCACCTATAAACAAAGGATTGGTGGCGGTATTTGCGAGAGGCCCGGTAACATAATACCCAACAGGATACTTTTTCCACCTTTGGGTATAAAATTCAATCCTTTTTATCTGAATTTCAAAGAACATCGTCATTTCGAGCGACTTCAGGGACATTTTCATCAATGAACCGCTCGAAAGCCTGCGGCAAAAAAAATCATATGACCACTGCGCCCTGGACAATGGGCTGGAACGGTTTTCCATAGCTTTCCACCCTCAGGGAAATGTTTTCAGCCGGACCAATGTCAATAATCAGTAAATGGTCCTCCTGCCGGTTCATTATTTCCGTCAGGGCGTCGGTCATCTTCAACAGCTCTTCTTTGTTCAGCCGACACTGGAAGACCGACAACTGCAGCCATGCGCCATAGCCTTTCATGGTTTTGTAGATTCTGCGCCAGCGTTTCTGGTCGCAAATAT is drawn from uncultured Desulfobacter sp. and contains these coding sequences:
- the cas2 gene encoding CRISPR-associated endonuclease Cas2, encoding MERVYLVCYDICDQKRWRRIYKTMKGYGAWLQLSVFQCRLNKEELLKMTDALTEIMNRQEDHLLIIDIGPAENISLRVESYGKPFQPIVQGAVVI